In Aequorivita sp. H23M31, a single window of DNA contains:
- the galB gene encoding beta-galactosidase GalB, whose amino-acid sequence MRNLLILLFAFQSLILFSQEKSTSFSRENFNNDWKFERFGPHPEEPGKVLAEPKGLEAKAYNDNNWRSLNLPHDWSIEGPFRNDLENNTGLLPWKGIGWYRKHFNVSENDKEKQLFIDFDGAMANAQVWLNGKFVGEWPYGYTTFRFNLTPYVDFGKDNVIAVRLDTEKFDSRWYPGAGIYRNVWLTKTNQVHIDHWGTYITTPKITEGEATVDIQVTLKNSGNKNSNIKLKTVIYNSDKKEVATSKTLSSSLSAQSEKTIGLGIVVEKPLLWDTENPNLYQARTYIYEADELVHEEITSFGFRTLDFTANEGFLLNGKTVEIKGVCLHHDLGPLGASFNTRAAERQLEILKEMGCNSIRTSHNPPAPEVLDLCDKMGILVQVEAFDTWQKGKMENDYHINFDTWHVEDLRAMVLRDRNHPSVFMWSIGNEVPDQGNPELAKKLANIVRMTDPTRPVTAGCDWGDTAYNGFSDALDVFGYNYNQGSYEKFFKTPELNEVPFIANETSSCLSSRGEYFFPVEFGPANDNLPGFGIFQMSSYDTQYPGWGSTADMQFKLHDQYPRIMGEYVWTGFDYLGEPTPYNSDITNLLYYKDPAQKAALKKHLDELKVMVVPSRSSYFGIMDLCGFKKDRFYLYQARWRPDFPMAHILPHWNWSERIGKNVPVHVYTSGNEAELFLNGKSLGKKKKGEFEYRIMWDEVVYKPGELKVKVWKNGKAWAEDIVKTTAEASKISLVADRKKIIADGKDLVFVTVNIEDKDNQLVPKSDNIINFEIEGPGEIIAVGNGDPTSHEPFIAKKHSAFNGKCLVIIRSTKQAGTIKLKAQSKGLKDSRIEIQVRK is encoded by the coding sequence ATGAGAAACCTCCTTATTTTACTATTTGCATTTCAAAGTCTGATACTATTTTCCCAAGAAAAATCTACCTCTTTTTCAAGAGAGAACTTTAATAACGACTGGAAATTTGAACGATTTGGTCCACATCCTGAAGAACCGGGAAAGGTCCTCGCGGAGCCCAAGGGTTTGGAAGCTAAAGCATATAATGATAATAATTGGAGAAGTTTAAATCTACCCCACGATTGGAGTATTGAAGGACCTTTTAGGAATGATCTGGAAAACAATACGGGGTTGCTCCCTTGGAAAGGAATTGGTTGGTATCGAAAACATTTTAATGTCTCGGAAAACGATAAAGAAAAGCAACTGTTTATTGACTTTGATGGAGCAATGGCAAATGCCCAGGTATGGCTTAACGGTAAATTTGTAGGCGAATGGCCTTATGGTTATACTACCTTTAGATTTAATCTCACTCCTTATGTTGATTTTGGAAAAGATAATGTCATTGCAGTTAGACTTGACACGGAAAAGTTCGATTCCCGATGGTATCCAGGCGCTGGTATCTACAGAAATGTATGGTTGACCAAAACGAACCAAGTACATATTGATCATTGGGGCACCTACATAACCACTCCAAAGATTACGGAAGGAGAAGCCACGGTTGACATACAAGTTACTCTTAAGAATAGTGGAAATAAAAACTCAAATATTAAACTAAAAACTGTCATCTATAATTCGGATAAAAAGGAAGTAGCAACTTCAAAAACGCTTTCAAGTTCACTCTCGGCACAATCCGAAAAAACCATAGGATTGGGGATTGTGGTCGAAAAACCTTTATTATGGGATACTGAGAATCCAAATCTTTACCAAGCACGTACTTACATCTATGAAGCAGACGAATTGGTTCATGAAGAAATAACTTCCTTCGGCTTTAGAACTCTCGATTTCACGGCAAATGAGGGATTTTTATTAAATGGCAAAACAGTAGAGATCAAAGGTGTTTGTTTGCATCACGATTTAGGTCCTTTGGGAGCCAGTTTTAATACAAGAGCAGCGGAACGTCAATTGGAAATCCTTAAAGAAATGGGCTGCAATTCTATTAGAACGAGCCATAATCCACCTGCGCCTGAGGTCTTGGATCTTTGTGATAAAATGGGAATTCTAGTACAAGTAGAAGCTTTTGATACTTGGCAAAAAGGGAAAATGGAAAATGATTATCATATCAATTTCGATACTTGGCATGTTGAAGATCTGAGGGCAATGGTTCTAAGGGATAGAAACCATCCTTCGGTATTTATGTGGAGCATCGGTAATGAAGTCCCAGACCAAGGAAACCCTGAACTGGCCAAAAAATTAGCAAATATAGTTCGAATGACAGATCCCACGCGCCCAGTTACGGCTGGCTGTGATTGGGGAGATACGGCGTATAACGGATTTTCGGATGCGCTTGATGTCTTTGGATATAATTATAACCAGGGCAGTTATGAAAAATTCTTTAAAACTCCCGAATTAAACGAGGTTCCGTTTATTGCCAATGAAACATCGTCCTGTTTAAGTTCTAGAGGTGAGTATTTCTTCCCGGTAGAATTTGGCCCTGCAAATGATAATTTACCAGGTTTCGGGATTTTCCAAATGTCTTCATACGATACACAATATCCCGGATGGGGTTCCACCGCGGATATGCAGTTTAAGTTACACGACCAATATCCACGGATAATGGGAGAATACGTGTGGACGGGATTTGATTATTTGGGGGAACCCACTCCGTATAATAGTGATATTACCAACTTATTATACTATAAAGATCCCGCGCAAAAAGCTGCCTTGAAAAAACATTTGGACGAGCTAAAAGTAATGGTTGTACCTTCGCGAAGCAGCTATTTCGGGATAATGGATTTGTGCGGATTTAAAAAAGACCGTTTTTACCTTTACCAAGCAAGATGGCGACCTGATTTTCCAATGGCACATATTCTACCCCATTGGAACTGGTCTGAACGAATTGGAAAAAATGTTCCGGTTCACGTATATACTTCGGGCAATGAAGCGGAATTATTTCTCAACGGAAAATCTCTTGGAAAAAAGAAAAAAGGTGAATTTGAATACCGTATAATGTGGGATGAAGTAGTTTATAAGCCGGGCGAATTAAAAGTTAAGGTATGGAAAAACGGAAAAGCTTGGGCGGAAGATATAGTGAAAACAACTGCAGAAGCTTCTAAAATAAGTCTGGTAGCAGATAGAAAAAAGATAATTGCCGATGGGAAAGACTTGGTATTCGTAACCGTAAATATTGAAGATAAGGATAATCAGCTTGTTCCCAAATCTGACAATATAATAAATTTTGAGATTGAAGGTCCGGGAGAAATTATTGCAGTGGGCAATGGCGACCCAACGAGCCATGAACCTTTTATCGCAAAGAAGCACAGTGCTTTTAATGGGAAGTGTCTAGTGATTATTAGAAGCACAAAGCAGGCGGGAACAATTAAATTAAAAGCCCAAAGTAAAGGATTAAAAGATAGTCGTATCGAGATTCAGGTGAGAAAATAG
- the pta gene encoding phosphate acetyltransferase, with product MTKRQSNKAIYIATTEPNSGKSIVSLGLMELLLGRVAKVGYFRPIIDDLAEGGIDNHINTMISNFNLDLKPFEAYAFTRKEVIHKNNEGRKDEIIGKIIEKYKYLEDRFDFILVEGTSFSGEGSIIEWDINVLIAKNLGIPAILIASGIGKTLDDLVGHLLMASDSFNDKHVEVLAVIANKVQPENVKLVIDGLKNDLPKKVLVYAIPINPILANPSIKEIVDALDGEVLFGRSNLDNQAGHFSVGAMQLPNYLNYLEEKSLVITPGDRADIILGALQANISLNYPSISGIVLTAGLMPGESVIKLIEGLSDIVPIISVQGGTFGVTNAIGNIKSQIYAKNTHKINISINDFRKYIEEDALVDRIITFETNGITPRMFQYNLLKKARANKKHIVLAEGLDERILKATKELIDLDAVNITLLGNREEIEDKIIALDIELDLDKINIIEPVESGYFMDYAETLFEIRKNKNINLAMAKDLMEDVSYFGTMMVLKGDADGMVSGAVHTTQHTIRPALQLIKTKPGFSIVSSVFFMCLEDRVSIYGDCAINPNPTAEQLAEIAISSAGTSLAFGIEPKIAMLSYSSGSSGVGEDVERVRKATEIVRDKRPELKVAGPIQYDAAVDILVGKSKMPDSEVAGQASVLIFPDLNTGNNTYKAVQRETKALAIGPVIQGLNKPVNDLSRGCTVEDIVNTVIVTAIQAQDS from the coding sequence ATGACAAAAAGACAAAGCAACAAAGCCATTTATATCGCCACCACAGAACCGAATAGCGGCAAGTCTATTGTATCCTTGGGCCTTATGGAATTACTGTTGGGCAGAGTTGCAAAGGTGGGTTATTTTAGGCCTATCATTGACGATTTGGCCGAGGGTGGAATTGATAATCATATCAACACCATGATTTCCAATTTCAATCTGGATTTAAAGCCCTTTGAAGCTTACGCCTTTACTCGAAAAGAAGTAATTCATAAAAATAACGAGGGAAGAAAGGATGAGATTATAGGAAAGATCATTGAAAAATATAAATACCTAGAAGATCGCTTTGATTTTATTTTGGTTGAAGGCACTAGTTTTTCAGGAGAAGGTTCCATTATTGAATGGGATATCAACGTATTGATTGCAAAAAACCTAGGAATTCCAGCAATTCTTATTGCAAGTGGCATTGGTAAAACCCTGGACGATCTAGTAGGACATTTGCTTATGGCTTCCGATTCTTTTAACGATAAGCACGTGGAAGTACTTGCCGTAATTGCGAATAAGGTGCAGCCTGAAAACGTGAAGTTGGTAATTGATGGATTGAAAAACGATTTACCTAAAAAGGTCCTTGTTTATGCCATTCCCATAAATCCTATTTTGGCAAATCCATCTATAAAGGAAATTGTGGATGCATTGGATGGCGAGGTTCTTTTTGGCAGGTCCAATTTGGACAATCAGGCGGGACACTTTAGTGTGGGCGCCATGCAACTTCCCAACTATTTAAATTATTTGGAAGAAAAGAGTTTGGTTATAACTCCTGGTGACCGTGCAGACATTATACTTGGAGCGTTACAAGCGAATATTTCATTGAATTATCCATCAATTTCAGGTATCGTTTTAACCGCAGGATTAATGCCTGGCGAATCCGTTATTAAGCTTATTGAAGGTCTTTCGGATATTGTGCCGATTATTTCCGTTCAAGGGGGAACCTTCGGGGTTACCAATGCAATCGGAAATATAAAATCCCAGATTTATGCCAAGAACACACATAAGATAAATATTTCCATAAACGACTTTAGAAAATACATAGAAGAAGATGCTTTGGTGGATCGTATAATTACTTTCGAAACCAATGGTATTACTCCTAGAATGTTTCAGTACAATCTATTGAAAAAAGCTAGGGCAAATAAAAAACATATTGTTTTGGCCGAAGGGCTGGACGAGCGAATCCTCAAAGCGACCAAAGAGCTGATCGATTTGGATGCTGTTAATATTACCTTACTCGGAAACAGGGAAGAGATTGAAGATAAGATTATTGCTTTGGATATAGAACTGGATTTGGATAAAATCAACATTATTGAACCTGTTGAATCCGGTTACTTTATGGATTATGCGGAAACCTTGTTCGAAATCCGAAAAAATAAAAATATCAACCTCGCAATGGCGAAGGATTTGATGGAAGACGTTTCTTACTTCGGAACTATGATGGTATTAAAAGGTGATGCCGACGGAATGGTTTCGGGAGCTGTACATACTACGCAGCATACAATAAGACCAGCACTTCAACTTATTAAAACAAAACCTGGATTCTCTATAGTTTCCTCTGTATTTTTTATGTGTTTGGAGGATCGTGTTTCCATTTATGGCGATTGCGCAATTAATCCGAATCCTACTGCAGAACAATTGGCTGAGATTGCCATTTCATCTGCGGGAACCAGTCTGGCTTTTGGTATTGAGCCTAAAATTGCCATGTTGTCTTACTCTTCTGGAAGTTCGGGAGTAGGTGAGGATGTGGAAAGGGTTAGAAAAGCTACGGAAATAGTACGAGACAAAAGACCAGAATTAAAAGTTGCAGGTCCCATTCAATACGATGCCGCTGTAGATATTCTCGTAGGGAAATCCAAAATGCCAGATTCGGAAGTAGCCGGACAAGCCAGTGTTTTGATTTTCCCTGATCTAAATACGGGTAACAACACTTATAAAGCGGTACAGAGAGAAACAAAAGCCTTGGCTATCGGACCGGTTATTCAAGGTCTAAATAAACCCGTAAACGATTTAAGTCGCGGTTGTACCGTTGAGGATATTGTTAATACGGTTATCGTAACGGCTATACAAGCACAGGATTCATAA
- a CDS encoding acetate/propionate family kinase yields the protein MNILVINSGSSSIKFQLIQMPSEEVICSGMVERVGHPDAVLKYKTSSVNINQTLNIDTHADGLKEIVELLLDPEKGVIRDTSEIAVVGHRVVHGGNAFSNITFINDEVKKEIQKDADLAPLHNPPNLEGILVAEKLFPLAKQVAVFDTAFHQTIPLKAKKYALPNELHDEGIQVYGFHGISHKYVSEKAIDYLRLTKSKIITIHLGNGCSMTAVLNGESVDHSMGFGTTTGLIMGTRSGDIDHSIIFYLVNSQGYNLDDVNNLITKKSGMLGLTGHSDLRDIEAEAEKGNEDCLLALHMNAYRIKKYIGSFAAVMNGVDAIVFTGGIGENSTFLRNLVCSDLEYLNIHLAEDKNAMRLDEIREINTSHSKTKVLIVPTREELEIAKQAFRLISN from the coding sequence ATGAACATATTAGTAATAAACTCAGGAAGTTCTTCCATAAAATTCCAATTGATCCAAATGCCTTCGGAGGAAGTGATCTGTAGTGGGATGGTTGAGCGGGTAGGGCACCCTGATGCTGTTTTAAAGTATAAAACTTCTTCTGTAAATATAAATCAAACGCTTAATATTGACACTCATGCGGATGGTTTAAAAGAAATTGTAGAGCTTCTTCTAGATCCTGAAAAAGGAGTTATTCGTGATACAAGTGAAATAGCAGTGGTTGGTCATCGCGTGGTCCACGGTGGAAATGCTTTTTCCAATATTACTTTTATTAATGACGAAGTAAAGAAGGAAATTCAAAAAGATGCGGATCTGGCACCACTTCACAATCCTCCCAATCTTGAAGGAATTCTGGTGGCCGAAAAACTTTTTCCACTTGCAAAACAGGTTGCTGTATTTGACACCGCTTTTCATCAAACAATTCCGCTTAAAGCAAAAAAATATGCCCTTCCCAATGAATTGCATGATGAAGGAATTCAAGTGTATGGATTTCATGGTATAAGCCATAAATATGTTTCCGAAAAAGCGATTGATTATTTGAGACTTACAAAATCTAAGATAATTACGATCCATTTAGGAAATGGTTGTAGTATGACTGCGGTTTTAAATGGCGAGAGCGTGGACCACAGCATGGGTTTTGGAACTACTACCGGATTAATTATGGGTACCCGAAGTGGAGATATTGACCATTCCATTATTTTTTATCTGGTAAATTCACAAGGGTATAATTTGGATGATGTAAATAATCTGATTACCAAAAAGAGTGGAATGCTAGGACTTACCGGCCATAGCGATTTAAGGGATATTGAGGCAGAAGCAGAGAAAGGGAACGAAGACTGCCTTCTTGCTTTGCACATGAATGCATATCGTATTAAAAAGTATATCGGCAGTTTTGCCGCTGTAATGAATGGAGTGGATGCTATTGTGTTCACTGGCGGAATTGGAGAAAATTCTACATTTCTCAGAAATTTAGTTTGTTCCGATTTGGAATATTTAAATATCCATTTAGCTGAAGACAAAAATGCAATGCGTTTGGATGAGATTCGTGAAATAAATACTTCTCATTCCAAAACCAAAGTGCTAATAGTTCCCACAAGAGAAGAATTGGAAATTGCCAAGCAAGCCTTTCGGCTGATAAGCAATTAA
- a CDS encoding T9SS type A sorting domain-containing protein: protein MKNLYVFVLLFIATIFAPPKIFAQCEGITVESITNPGPYEVATLTEADGIRNGPAYLGATVYYPTNATGPFASIAIIPGFTALPISVSDWGPFYASHGIVTIIIGTNSLFDFPETRAMALIDALETLRQENVRPTSPLENKIDTEKFTVSGWSMGGGGAQRAAVLDNTIKGVVALCPWLPNPILNHDSPVLIFSGQNDPTAPPAQHANIHYNVTPNTTNKLLFEVKNGDHSVANSPTGANGNLGKIALSWLKLYVEDNDCYCPLLTDELLVNPPTASKVESSFECELVGIAENAINISVFPNPTQDFVTINISQPVHFNVFSTLGQQLFSGEITPNNKQIDFSNLAAGIYYLQFENEMIRIIKK from the coding sequence ATGAAGAATCTTTACGTATTTGTGCTTTTATTTATAGCTACAATATTTGCTCCACCTAAAATATTCGCTCAATGCGAAGGGATCACCGTGGAGAGTATAACCAATCCGGGACCGTATGAGGTTGCAACACTTACTGAAGCAGACGGAATTAGAAATGGCCCTGCTTATTTGGGAGCTACCGTTTATTACCCTACAAATGCTACAGGTCCGTTTGCGAGTATCGCCATCATTCCGGGATTTACCGCTTTACCCATAAGTGTTTCAGATTGGGGACCTTTTTACGCTTCGCACGGAATTGTAACCATTATTATTGGAACCAATTCTCTTTTCGATTTCCCAGAAACCCGAGCGATGGCACTTATCGATGCACTTGAAACCCTGCGACAAGAAAATGTACGACCTACATCTCCTTTGGAAAATAAAATTGATACTGAAAAGTTTACTGTAAGTGGATGGTCTATGGGTGGAGGTGGCGCTCAGCGTGCAGCGGTTCTGGATAATACGATTAAGGGAGTTGTTGCTTTGTGTCCGTGGTTACCAAACCCCATTTTAAATCACGACAGTCCGGTTTTAATATTTAGTGGTCAGAATGATCCCACTGCACCGCCGGCACAGCACGCAAATATTCATTATAACGTTACTCCCAATACCACGAACAAATTACTTTTTGAAGTTAAAAACGGAGACCATTCCGTAGCCAACTCACCTACTGGAGCAAATGGAAATCTAGGTAAGATTGCCCTTTCTTGGCTTAAACTTTATGTAGAAGATAATGATTGTTATTGCCCACTCTTGACAGATGAGCTCTTGGTTAACCCGCCAACTGCTTCAAAAGTTGAATCAAGTTTTGAGTGTGAACTGGTAGGAATAGCTGAAAACGCTATAAATATTAGCGTCTTTCCCAATCCTACTCAGGATTTTGTAACAATAAACATTTCACAACCGGTTCATTTTAATGTCTTTTCCACTTTGGGCCAACAATTATTTTCTGGAGAAATAACGCCAAATAATAAACAGATAGATTTTTCTAACCTTGCTGCGGGAATTTATTACCTGCAGTTTGAAAATGAAATGATCCGGATAATAAAAAAATAG
- a CDS encoding T9SS type A sorting domain-containing protein, whose amino-acid sequence MKQFLLLLSLALAIFSVQGQSTKKVLFIGNSYTAVNNLPLMVSNMANSTGDELIYDSNSPGGYRFMNHASDPTTLAKINSNNWDYVVLQAQSQETSLSEAQMQAEVYPYAESLSNAIRTNNECSQPLFYMTWGRENGDPVNCADLPWVCTYEGMDDVIRATYIFMSDSNDAELAPAGAVWRYIRENHPSINLYSPDESHPSMAGSYAVACAFYAMIYKKDPTSIPWNSTLNEPDANLIKMAAKNIVYDVISTWDFTQKPIADFSETINGGTVSFTNTSTDFDTIFWEFGDGNTSTEVNPTHTYFENGIYTVSQTIGKCGKSDTKIKTVEIQTLNKQIFNQESFSIYPNPAHNILNLKLKKNYKNIQIIILNLSGKTVFNQSVENVSDFTMDISSLSKGLYLIKIAWDNIFYIEKMIKN is encoded by the coding sequence ATGAAACAATTTCTTCTTTTACTTTCCCTCGCCCTAGCAATATTCTCCGTTCAAGGTCAAAGCACTAAAAAAGTACTATTTATCGGCAATAGTTACACGGCCGTCAATAATCTACCATTAATGGTGAGCAATATGGCCAACAGTACTGGTGACGAGCTTATTTATGACTCCAATTCTCCCGGCGGTTATCGGTTTATGAACCATGCTTCCGATCCGACAACATTGGCTAAAATAAACTCCAACAATTGGGATTACGTTGTATTACAAGCCCAAAGCCAGGAAACCTCATTGAGTGAAGCACAAATGCAGGCAGAAGTTTATCCGTATGCGGAATCTTTGAGCAATGCCATTCGGACCAATAATGAGTGTTCACAACCTCTATTTTATATGACTTGGGGAAGGGAAAACGGCGATCCTGTAAATTGTGCGGATTTGCCTTGGGTCTGCACTTATGAAGGAATGGATGATGTGATTAGAGCAACCTACATCTTTATGTCCGATAGCAATGACGCGGAACTTGCGCCAGCAGGAGCTGTTTGGAGATATATTAGAGAAAACCATCCGAGCATAAATTTGTATTCGCCAGATGAATCCCACCCTTCGATGGCGGGGTCATATGCGGTGGCCTGTGCTTTTTATGCGATGATCTATAAAAAAGACCCAACTTCAATTCCTTGGAATTCAACTTTAAATGAACCGGACGCCAATCTCATCAAAATGGCTGCAAAAAACATTGTTTACGATGTAATTTCCACTTGGGATTTCACGCAAAAACCTATTGCAGATTTCTCTGAAACCATAAATGGAGGAACAGTTTCTTTCACTAATACCAGCACCGACTTTGATACGATTTTTTGGGAATTTGGTGATGGGAATACCTCAACTGAGGTAAACCCCACTCACACCTATTTTGAAAATGGGATATACACCGTTTCTCAGACAATCGGTAAATGTGGGAAATCTGATACCAAGATCAAAACGGTGGAAATACAAACTTTAAATAAGCAAATCTTCAATCAGGAATCATTTAGTATTTATCCAAACCCTGCGCATAATATTTTGAATTTAAAGCTTAAAAAGAATTATAAGAATATTCAGATCATTATTTTAAATCTTTCCGGGAAAACGGTATTTAACCAATCGGTGGAAAATGTTTCAGATTTCACAATGGATATTTCAAGCTTAAGCAAGGGCTTATATTTGATAAAAATAGCTTGGGATAATATTTTTTACATAGAAAAAATGATAAAAAACTAA
- a CDS encoding T9SS type A sorting domain-containing protein, with product MDRVRDTSLISGIKISHKIKETLNGIYFLNIESKNQVRTTKKIIKE from the coding sequence ATTGACCGAGTCCGAGATACAAGCCTTATATCAGGAATAAAAATAAGCCATAAAATAAAAGAAACTCTAAATGGAATATATTTCCTAAATATCGAATCTAAAAACCAGGTTCGCACGACTAAGAAGATTATCAAGGAGTAA
- a CDS encoding LamG-like jellyroll fold domain-containing protein, translated as MKKLRLFLVLFASILIFGCSDDDESEKSETPIQEIVTGIIGPEGGKINGPNNINIEFPQGAVNQEIEVRLGYTGEEPQNVPNSYVSVIGYPFSISIPLDSLNKAAYIDFKIPTDFSTSDEVSYFVFNGETYLPLFYSINNNRIKLKLDVLNYFSEYNPAQNKGMGPEDGKRSGVVGFLTIIGIKHLTKPPVNQMGLKEVVFLNDGTVTYNEVGNISPNDKIAVFVHGLFSTPDTWKSFIPEFKNKTNFNYTRIMTFGYDSSINIDQNGQKLAELINSKFSGIKVDLIGHSMGGLVSRSAIENHNADIQVNNLITLGSPHKGSPLAVARYLLGYLIAYDNPLSLKFYNDYTQGIQDLEPSSNFIQNLENNQESPVPYYAISAINAPCHLYGVVIGNGSCWPGSWILEGDDDGVVSQTSALGIANNNSRDLPTQININHYMAHTRITETADFINLVSEYLNISNSNLPIPSEGLVAYYPFNGNANDESGNGNNGTVYGASLTADRHGHPNQAYSFNGNGDHINFGSSEDFNFNSSFSISYWQYAKDITRQQLVIGKGRDIDPGSFSIFINNFSTCYEYGDYGSLGSETAVENQWQHITCVYDKASGKKMFWVNSQLADNIQWRNDFVVSNDFQLIMGKHIIYNNGDSGPWPYYYQGYIDDIRLFNRVLTESEIQALYQE; from the coding sequence ATGAAAAAACTTAGACTTTTTCTCGTTTTATTTGCCAGTATATTAATCTTTGGATGTAGTGACGATGATGAAAGTGAAAAATCAGAGACACCAATTCAAGAAATAGTTACCGGAATAATTGGGCCTGAAGGGGGTAAAATAAATGGCCCTAATAATATTAATATCGAATTTCCTCAAGGGGCCGTAAATCAGGAGATAGAGGTACGTTTAGGATACACAGGAGAGGAACCACAAAACGTTCCAAATTCTTATGTTTCGGTTATAGGCTATCCGTTTTCCATTTCTATTCCATTAGATAGCCTTAACAAGGCCGCATATATTGATTTTAAAATTCCTACGGATTTTTCTACGAGTGACGAAGTCTCGTATTTCGTGTTTAACGGAGAAACTTATCTTCCCTTATTTTATTCTATCAATAACAATAGAATCAAATTAAAATTAGATGTTTTAAATTATTTTTCGGAATATAATCCAGCCCAAAATAAGGGAATGGGGCCAGAAGATGGTAAGAGGTCTGGTGTCGTTGGATTTTTAACAATAATCGGGATTAAGCATTTAACTAAACCTCCTGTCAATCAAATGGGATTGAAAGAAGTGGTCTTTCTAAATGATGGCACGGTTACCTATAATGAAGTAGGAAATATAAGCCCAAACGACAAAATAGCTGTCTTTGTTCATGGATTATTCAGTACTCCAGATACCTGGAAATCATTTATCCCAGAGTTCAAGAATAAAACTAATTTTAATTATACCAGAATTATGACTTTCGGTTATGACTCTTCTATTAATATTGATCAAAATGGACAAAAACTTGCCGAGTTGATAAATTCCAAATTTTCGGGAATTAAAGTTGATTTAATTGGACACAGTATGGGTGGTTTGGTATCACGATCCGCAATTGAGAATCACAACGCAGATATTCAAGTAAATAATTTGATTACATTAGGCTCACCTCATAAAGGATCACCTCTCGCTGTTGCTCGATACTTATTAGGTTACCTAATAGCATATGATAACCCTCTCAGCTTAAAATTCTACAATGATTATACTCAAGGAATTCAAGATCTAGAACCAAGCTCAAATTTTATTCAAAATCTGGAGAACAATCAGGAGTCACCCGTCCCTTATTACGCTATTTCCGCAATCAATGCACCTTGTCATCTTTATGGCGTAGTGATTGGAAACGGGTCTTGTTGGCCAGGTAGTTGGATATTGGAAGGAGACGATGATGGAGTTGTTTCTCAAACAAGTGCATTGGGGATCGCAAATAATAATAGCAGGGATTTACCAACCCAAATAAATATCAATCATTATATGGCGCATACAAGGATTACTGAAACCGCGGATTTTATCAATTTAGTTTCAGAATATTTGAACATCTCCAATAGTAATTTACCCATCCCTTCCGAAGGTTTGGTTGCTTATTATCCTTTTAATGGAAACGCAAATGATGAAAGTGGGAATGGAAATAACGGAACAGTATATGGGGCATCATTAACAGCAGATAGACATGGCCACCCGAATCAGGCATATAGTTTTAATGGAAATGGAGACCATATCAATTTTGGGAGTTCTGAAGATTTTAATTTCAACTCCTCGTTCTCTATAAGTTATTGGCAATATGCAAAGGATATAACTCGACAGCAATTGGTGATAGGAAAAGGTCGCGACATTGATCCTGGTTCATTCTCTATTTTTATAAACAACTTTTCTACGTGTTATGAATACGGAGATTATGGAAGTTTAGGCTCCGAAACTGCGGTTGAAAATCAATGGCAACACATAACTTGCGTTTACGATAAAGCTTCCGGTAAAAAAATGTTTTGGGTAAATAGTCAACTTGCCGATAATATTCAATGGAGAAATGATTTTGTAGTATCAAACGATTTTCAACTCATAATGGGAAAGCATATTATTTACAATAATGGGGATAGCGGTCCATGGCCATATTATTATCAAGGGTATATTGACGATATTAGATTATTTAACAGGGTATTGACCGAGTCCGAGATACAAGCCTTATATCAGGAATAA